A segment of the Acaryochloris thomasi RCC1774 genome:
AGCGGGGCAGATGTTTAGCAATGAGTACGATTTAGCGATTGCCGTCATCGAAGGGATGACCGCTCGAGGTGAAAAGGGCAAATACAAGGTACACCGTCTTAAGTTTAATTCCGCCTAGCTACTTATTGCTCTGCTAAGGATTTTCAATTCTCAAAATAGCAATCAATCCTTTTATCACTAGTGTTTCTTTAGCAGGTACAGGTACCTATAAATTGAGTTTGATGAGATAAATATGATGAAGCGAATGAATAGACAATTAGTCATTTTGGGTTTAGCTTTGCTAACTTGTCTTGGACTATCGTTCTGGCTTGCTTCTGGTGCGATCGCTTTAGGAAATCAGAATCTATTGATGAAGGGTGCGATGGCCTCTGGGCAGTCTGTGACCCCTGCAGCCAATGTGACTGAAGGCTCATGCGTCGAAGGACAAACCATTGACTTGAATAATGCCAATGCGGTGGCGTTTACCGACTGCCCTGGATTTTATCCAACGCTGGCGAAAGAGATTGTCACCCACGGCCCCTACGAATCTGTTGAAGATGTCCTCAACATCCCAGGGCTAAACGACCAGCAGCGAGAGCTGTTACAGAAAAAGTTGGACTTGTTCTCTGTCTCTGAAGCCAGAATACCTATAGCTCAGCGGATGCCGCCCCGTTCCATGATGCGATGAGATTGATGGGGGACGCGTCGAAGTGTCCCCTGCCCTCACGGATTCCTCAGATTCCAGCTCTAAGTTGTAGGACATGGTCGTCCCTATCGATCTGTTATTTGGGAATGCAGAGTTATAGCACTGCTACAGGAGAATGTAGATGAATTTAAACACAAACTATTTGGACCTGACGCTACGTTCTCCCTTAGTTGTAGGAGCCTGTGCGCCTCTGACGGAAAAAATTGAGCATCTAAGACAGATAGAAGATGCTGGAGCTGCAGCAGTGGTGATGCATTCACTGTTTGAAGAACAATTACGTCAGGAGCGCTTTGAACTCCATCACCATCTCACCCACTGTACCGAAAGCTTTGCTGAATCCCTTTCTTACTTCCCGGAACCCGATATTTTTCACGTCGGTGCAGAAGCTTATCTTGAGCACATTTGGCGGGCAAAGGAAATCGTCGATATCCCCATCATCGCCAGTCTCAACGGCTCAACCCTCGACAGTTGGACAAATTATGCTCAGCAAATTGAGGAGGCTGGGGCTGATGCCCTAGAGCTAAATATTTACGCGATTCCCACTGATATCGCGACTCCAGGAACGGCTGTTGAGCAAACCTATATAGATATCGTTCGCGCCGTCACGACAACCGTTAATATCCCCGTTGCCGTTAAACTGAGTCCTTTCTTTAGCAATTTGGCTTATATGGCTCGGCGCTTAACAGATGCCGGTGCCAATGGGCTGGTTTTGTTTAATCGTTTCTACCAGCCTGACATTGATCTTGAAACCCTAGAAGTCACGCCCAATGTCTTACTCAGTACCCCCCAAGATTTGCGGCTGCCCATGCGGTGGATCGCAATTCTGTATGGAGCAGTGCCGATGGATTTAGCTGCAAGCAGCGGCATCCACACTGCAG
Coding sequences within it:
- the psbU gene encoding photosystem II complex extrinsic protein PsbU, with protein sequence MNRQLVILGLALLTCLGLSFWLASGAIALGNQNLLMKGAMASGQSVTPAANVTEGSCVEGQTIDLNNANAVAFTDCPGFYPTLAKEIVTHGPYESVEDVLNIPGLNDQQRELLQKKLDLFSVSEARIPIAQRMPPRSMMR
- a CDS encoding dihydroorotate dehydrogenase-like protein, producing MNLNTNYLDLTLRSPLVVGACAPLTEKIEHLRQIEDAGAAAVVMHSLFEEQLRQERFELHHHLTHCTESFAESLSYFPEPDIFHVGAEAYLEHIWRAKEIVDIPIIASLNGSTLDSWTNYAQQIEEAGADALELNIYAIPTDIATPGTAVEQTYIDIVRAVTTTVNIPVAVKLSPFFSNLAYMARRLTDAGANGLVLFNRFYQPDIDLETLEVTPNVLLSTPQDLRLPMRWIAILYGAVPMDLAASSGIHTAADVLKMLMVGANATLLVSVLLRHGIDHIRTLERDLHQWLEEHDYDSVQQLQGNMSQVNCPDPSAYERVQYMQAIQTYRPSSEPFVSVS